The following DNA comes from Buttiauxella agrestis.
CAATGGCGTTTGCTGCACTTCATGCCAAACAAATTGTTATTACTACGCGCAAGTTTAGACGTGCCCCAGCCACTCTCGGCTGCGGCCATCGTTGCCACCATGTTGGTAGGAATGATGTCGACTTTTTCCATCAGCGTATTCCACGGCACACGCTTAGTATTACCGTTCCACGCGATTTTATAGCGCTTAGTGATATCTTTCAGGCGTGTACGCTCTGACGGCGACCAGCGTTGCTCATACTGCTTAGAAACCAGCCAGTTACGGTCAGTCGTGATCGCTGCATTTTGACTTGTAATATATGGCATGACCGTCCGGAGAAACGCTTTTTTTCTAGGTGTTCCGGAAGGGTATTTTCGCAAATCAGGGAGCGATGCTATTTCACTATTGCGAGAATACTCTTTTTTACTACTTGCCAGCTTCTTACTGTGTGTCGTGGTGCTTTTCGTCGTCGTTAATTGGGCTTTATGCGATTTTGGCTCATGTTTACTTGCTAATACCCCAGTTGAAAAACTGAAGGTCAGTAACATAAGTATCGCAGCCCCAAATCGTCGGATTGGGGTTGATATCATTAGATCTCCTGGTCGGATCGTTACGTTTCCAGTGCCTTAATTGTCAAAGGTTTTGAATAAAGCGAACGCAGATACTAACAAAAATAGACCTTCAGAGCACCAAAAGAAATAATCCGATTCCTAAACGAAGTCACGTACGATCTTCTTATGACGGTAAAAAGTATTGCGATATGCGATGGTTATCTCATATTTCAGTAAATTGATAACGCCATCACTCACCCTTTTAACTCATCCCCGATTATCCATTTTTGGGAGGAATTCAGTTAATTAAAACCGTGCCACACTGGATAAAAGATAATCACAGGCTCAACCCTATGAAAACATTACCTCTGTTATTTCTTCTGTTCCCAGGCCTTGTACATGCAGCGTGGGTCGCGCCCGGTTTACCCGCTTTTAAAGAGCAAAATCCGGGGCTATTTGTCAGCGAGGCAAAGCTTGCGAAGGGGGCGTTGCCGCTCAGTCTCAAACTCGGGGAAGCCTGTTGGCAGCCCGCCGAGTCCATCAAGTTGAACCAGGCGCTTTCGCTAAAACCCTGCGAGGGCGAGACTCCGGTCTGGCGCTTATTCCGTGAAGGCGAGTATCGGGTGCAAATTGATACGCGCAGCGGGACGCCTACGCTCAGCCTGAGCGTTAATAGCACACCTCAAGCCGCTCCGGTCGATGTTACGCGCCAGTGCCCAAAATGGGACGGTCAACCGCTCACGCTCGGTGTCAGCAAAACTTTCGCCGAAGGTAGCGAAGTGCGCGATTTTTACAGCGGGGCTACGGCCACGGTAAAGCAAGGCCAGATTACCCTGATGCCTGCGGCGAACAGCAACGGCCTGCTGCTACTGGAATCCACCGCCACCACAAAGGCCGCCCCCTTTAGCTGGCACAACGCCACCGTCTATTTTGTCCTGACCGACCGTTTTGAAAACGGTAACCCGAAAAACGACAACAGCTATGGCCGTCATAAAGATGGCATGCAAGAAATCGGCACCTTTCACGGTGGCGACCTGGCGGGTTTAACCCACAAGCTCGATTATTTGCAGCAGTTGGGCGTTAACGCGTTATGGATTAGCTCGCCACTCGAGCAAATCCATGGCTGGGTCGGCGGCGGGACAAAAGGCGATTTCCCGCATTACGCCTACCACGGTTACTACACCATGGACTGGACAAAACTCGACGCCAATATGGGCACCGAAGATGAATTACGCACCTTAGTGGATGAAGCGCATAAACGCGGGATGCGCATTTTGTTCGACGTCGTAATGAACCACACCGGATACGCGACTCTTGCCGATATGCAGGAATATCAGTTTGGCGCGCTGTACCTCAAAGGCGACGAGCTGACGAAAACGCTCGGAAAACACTGGACCGACTGGAAACCAGGTCCCGGTCAAAGCTGGCATTCCTTCAATGATTACATCAACTTTGGTGACAAAGCGGCATGGCAAAATTGGTGGGGGAAAAACTGGATTCGCACGGATATCGGTAATTACGACACACCGGGTTTTGATGATTTAACCCTGTCCCTGGCCTTCCTGCCGGACCTGAAAACCGAATCGACACAACCCGCCGGTTTACCTGTTTTTTATCGCCATAAGCCTGATACCCACGCCAAAGAAATTGCCGACGCTACCGTGCGCGATTATCTTACTCATTGGCTCAGTCAATGGGTGCGTGATTATGGCATCGACGGTTTCCGGGTCGACACCGCGAAGCATGTCGAAAAAGCTGGCTGGGAGCAGCTTAAAGAGCAGTCGGTTGCCGCCCTGGCCGAATGGAAGAAAGCCAACCCGGACAAAAAGCTGGATGATGCCCCGTTCTGGATGACCGGCGAATCCTGGGGCCACGGCGTGATGAAAAGTGACTACTACAGCAGTGGCTTTGACGCGATGATCAATTTTGATTACCAGGAGCAAGCAGCGAAAGCCGTCAATTGCCTGGCCGATATGGATCTCACCTGGCAGCAAATGGCGACTAAATTGCAGGAGTTTAACGTTCTTAGCTACCTTTCATCGCATGATACCCGACTGTTCCGCGAAGGCGGGCAACGGGCGGCTGAGTTATTGCTGCTGGCACCGGGAGCCGTGCAGATTTTCTATGGTGATGAAACCGAGCGTCCGTTTGGCCTGACCGGTTCCGACCCGCTTCAGGGTACGCGTTCTGACATGAATTGGGGGCAAAACGTTGCAACACTTTCCCACTGGCAAAAAATCAGCCAGTTCCGCGCCCGTCATCCGGCCATTGGCGCGGGTAAGCAGAACACATTAAACATCAAGCAAGGGTATGGTTTTACTCGTGAATTCGGCGATGACAAAGTGCTGGTGGTTTGGGCAGGCAACCCATAAATAACGGCGGATGACGCTGCGCTTATCCGCCCTACAACTTCCCCCGTAGGCTGGATAAGCGCAGCGTCATCCAACATAAAATGCTGGGATGTTAGTTTCAGGCAGCATATTGACCACGAGAGACTAATCTTAATGCGTTTGCACCGCGTCTTATCCGGCGCTATGGTTAGCCTCTTTTTGATGGTCAAAGACAGATCTACGTTATGACGTTTTCACTTTTCGGCGACAAATTTACCCGCCATGCAGGCATCACACGCCTGATGGAGGACCTCAACGATGGTCTACGCACACCTGGAGCAATCATGCTCGGTGGCGGTAATCCTGCGCAAATCCCTGCAATGAACGACTACTTCCAGGCGTTGCTCGCAGATATGCTGGCAAACGGGAAAATGACCGATGCGCTGTGCAATTACGACGGACCGCAGGGGAAAAGTGACTTGCTTGACGCGCTAGCGGAAATGCTGCGCAAAGAATTAGGTTGGGATATTGCCCCGCAGAATATTGCACTGACAAATGGCAGTCAGAGCGCGTTTTTCTACTTGTTTAACCTTTTCGCCGGTCGTTATGCCGATGGCAGCACTAAAAAAGTGCTGTTCCCGCTGGCGCCTGAATATATTGGCTACGCGGATTCCGGCCTTGAAGAAGACCTGTTTGTCTCGACGCGGCCGAACATCGAACTGCTGCCGGAAGGCCAGTTTAAATATCACGTAGACTTTGAGCACCTGCATATCGGCCTGGATACCGGGATGATTTGCGTATCGCGCCCAACCAACCCGACGGGCAACGTCATCACCGACGAAGAGCTGATTAAGCTTGATGCGCTGGCGAATCAGCACGGTATTCCGCTGGTGATTGATAACGCGTATGGCGTGCCATTCCCTGGCATTATTTTCAGCGAAGCGCGCCCGCTGTGGAATCCAAATATCATTCTGTGCATGAGCTTGTCGAAACTCGGTCTGCCGGGCAGCCGTTGCGGCATCATCATCGCCAATGAAAAAATCATCTCAGCTATCAGTAACATGAACGGCATCATCAGCCTGGCACCGGGCGGTGTCGGCCCGGCGATGGCGTGCGAGATGATTAAGCGTAACGATTTGCTGCGTCTGTCTGAAACCGTGATCAAACCGTTTTATTACCAGCGTGTTCAGGACACAATCGCGACCATTCGCCGCTATTTGTCACCGGAACGCTGCTTGATCCACAAACCAGAAGGGGCGATTTTCCTTTGGTTGTGGTTTAAGGATTTGCCGATTTCGACCGAGTTGCTGTACCAGCGCCTGAAAAAACGCGGTGTTTTGATGGTTCCTGGGGATTACTTCTTCCCAGGCCTTGATAAGCCGTGGCCGCATACGCATCAGTGTATGCGTATGAATTACGTGCCGGAGCCGGAGAAAATCGAGGCAGGAGTGAAAATTCTGGCCGAAGAGATTGAACGCGCGTGGGCTGAAGCGAAGTAAATTCTAATAACCTTCTCCCTGGAAAGGGAGAAGGTTTGTCTGATTTAGCGAACCACCAAAGAGTCGTACCCCTTCCAACGATAATTCAGCATCGACACAATCCAGCAGGCAATAAACAGCCCAACCACGATAAAGCCTGCATTGCCGAGGTTTTCATTCAGGGCATCAACCCATTTCCACATGCCGTTATGCAAATCGAATTTATCGGCCAACAGCCCTAATGCTTCCATGCCGCCAATGAACAGCGCGACCACAACCGAGGTGCCGGTGATCGTCATGTTGTAATAAAGTTTGCGCTGCGGTTTGTTGAACGCCCAACCATACGCGCCAACCATAATCATATTGTCGAGCGTATCAATCAGCGCCATCCCGCTGGCAAACAGCGCCGGGAACACCAGAATCGACCATATCGACATGCCGCTGGATGCGCTGGCAGCAGAAATGCCGAGTACGCCAATTTCTGTCGCAGTATCAAACCCTAAACCAAACAAAAAACCGACCAGATACATATGCCAGCTTTTGTTGATCAGCTTAAACGTGGAACGGAACAGCCAGCTCATCATGCCGCCGCCGTTGAAATCAGTGGCTTCAGCAGACAGCGCTTCGCCACGCTTTAGCTGGCGGAAGTTGCGCCACACGCCGCGTAAAATCACCAGATTCACCAGCGCCATTGCCAGTAAGAAGCACGCCGACACTGCCGTACCAATCACGCCGCCGACATCATGGAACCAGTCCATATCACTTTGAAATGCCGCCGCTGTGGCAGCAATCGCGATGGAAGCCAGCACCACAATGCTGGAATGGCCGAGGGAGAACCAGGCGCCGATACCGAACGGGCGTTTCCCTTGCTGCATCATCTTGCGCGTCACGTTATCAATCGCCGCAATATGGTCGGCGTCGACCGCATGGCGTAATCCGTAGCACCAGGCCAGCAAACTCGCGGCCATCAGCGCGGTGCTATGGTGAAACGAAACCAGCGCCCAGGCCCAGGCGGCCAGGTTGGCGGCGACTAACACCACGAGCAAAACAGCGGCGCGTGGATTGTCACGAAGAACACGCAATAACATCATTTTATCCTTGTGAAGGAAGGGTGAAATGGGCAGCGGCAACCAGAGCCTGGCCCAATGCTAGTGCACCGTCACCGGCCGGTAACAGTGTCGGGAAGAGCAGATTGAAATCTGCGAGATGATACGAAAATCGTTCGCGCATCAGTCGGTTATGCAGTACACCACCGCTGAATGCGATGGTGTGAATCGAGAGCCTTTGCGCATGAGTGCGTGCCAAATCGGCAAAGCCTTTCGCCAGGGCGTCATGAAATGCCCAG
Coding sequences within:
- a CDS encoding protein bax; the protein is MISTPIRRFGAAILMLLTFSFSTGVLASKHEPKSHKAQLTTTKSTTTHSKKLASSKKEYSRNSEIASLPDLRKYPSGTPRKKAFLRTVMPYITSQNAAITTDRNWLVSKQYEQRWSPSERTRLKDITKRYKIAWNGNTKRVPWNTLMEKVDIIPTNMVATMAAAESGWGTSKLARSNNNLFGMKCSKRHCNSEPGKVKGYLHYDSVKEGVNAYVTNLNTHPAYKSFRKSRAQLRKADQEVTASNMIHKLKGYSTRGSSYNNYLFAMYQSNQRFMAPN
- a CDS encoding alpha-amylase; its protein translation is MKTLPLLFLLFPGLVHAAWVAPGLPAFKEQNPGLFVSEAKLAKGALPLSLKLGEACWQPAESIKLNQALSLKPCEGETPVWRLFREGEYRVQIDTRSGTPTLSLSVNSTPQAAPVDVTRQCPKWDGQPLTLGVSKTFAEGSEVRDFYSGATATVKQGQITLMPAANSNGLLLLESTATTKAAPFSWHNATVYFVLTDRFENGNPKNDNSYGRHKDGMQEIGTFHGGDLAGLTHKLDYLQQLGVNALWISSPLEQIHGWVGGGTKGDFPHYAYHGYYTMDWTKLDANMGTEDELRTLVDEAHKRGMRILFDVVMNHTGYATLADMQEYQFGALYLKGDELTKTLGKHWTDWKPGPGQSWHSFNDYINFGDKAAWQNWWGKNWIRTDIGNYDTPGFDDLTLSLAFLPDLKTESTQPAGLPVFYRHKPDTHAKEIADATVRDYLTHWLSQWVRDYGIDGFRVDTAKHVEKAGWEQLKEQSVAALAEWKKANPDKKLDDAPFWMTGESWGHGVMKSDYYSSGFDAMINFDYQEQAAKAVNCLADMDLTWQQMATKLQEFNVLSYLSSHDTRLFREGGQRAAELLLLAPGAVQIFYGDETERPFGLTGSDPLQGTRSDMNWGQNVATLSHWQKISQFRARHPAIGAGKQNTLNIKQGYGFTREFGDDKVLVVWAGNP
- the avtA gene encoding valine--pyruvate transaminase; the encoded protein is MTFSLFGDKFTRHAGITRLMEDLNDGLRTPGAIMLGGGNPAQIPAMNDYFQALLADMLANGKMTDALCNYDGPQGKSDLLDALAEMLRKELGWDIAPQNIALTNGSQSAFFYLFNLFAGRYADGSTKKVLFPLAPEYIGYADSGLEEDLFVSTRPNIELLPEGQFKYHVDFEHLHIGLDTGMICVSRPTNPTGNVITDEELIKLDALANQHGIPLVIDNAYGVPFPGIIFSEARPLWNPNIILCMSLSKLGLPGSRCGIIIANEKIISAISNMNGIISLAPGGVGPAMACEMIKRNDLLRLSETVIKPFYYQRVQDTIATIRRYLSPERCLIHKPEGAIFLWLWFKDLPISTELLYQRLKKRGVLMVPGDYFFPGLDKPWPHTHQCMRMNYVPEPEKIEAGVKILAEEIERAWAEAK
- a CDS encoding HoxN/HupN/NixA family nickel/cobalt transporter — protein: MLLRVLRDNPRAAVLLVVLVAANLAAWAWALVSFHHSTALMAASLLAWCYGLRHAVDADHIAAIDNVTRKMMQQGKRPFGIGAWFSLGHSSIVVLASIAIAATAAAFQSDMDWFHDVGGVIGTAVSACFLLAMALVNLVILRGVWRNFRQLKRGEALSAEATDFNGGGMMSWLFRSTFKLINKSWHMYLVGFLFGLGFDTATEIGVLGISAASASSGMSIWSILVFPALFASGMALIDTLDNMIMVGAYGWAFNKPQRKLYYNMTITGTSVVVALFIGGMEALGLLADKFDLHNGMWKWVDALNENLGNAGFIVVGLFIACWIVSMLNYRWKGYDSLVVR